One segment of Fusarium oxysporum f. sp. lycopersici 4287 chromosome 15, whole genome shotgun sequence DNA contains the following:
- a CDS encoding aspartyl-tRNA synthetase, producing the protein MHDSGVQIHSHSARSNMDDTLSTRDAASGSSCTSLESGRTSMSADWPVHPGEINTISQLDSLPIGTEATFRARIETQRPLSKVLDFLLLRDQTYSVQGVLARDADNTDFVKWVRKISPESLVQVCGVLKQPPEPIRSATHSGIEVDICSVHLVNSAQNLPFSNYKPPETLRNRMSSRILDLRHPSNQALFRLRSLVSRAFRNTLEEHGFVEIHTPKLQPAATESGAAVFPVSYFDRRAFLAQSPQLAKQMSISADFGRVFEVGPVFRAENSNTHRHLTEYTGLDLEMAINTDYHEVIQLIDIFLKEVFKAVYSSREIEVIRKRWPSSEFRWLDETPIIPFREGIKMLREDGRDVEEEDLSTPNEIRLGQLVREKYGTDYYVLDKFPANARPFYAAKDPEDPKWTRSFDIFIRGQEICSGGQRIHNAEELRANMVAAGMSEDGMEDYLIAFDLGVPPHAGAGLGLERIVSWMLELGDVRYASLFHRDPKSLPTKAPGMPHPEADTTKLHQADDLPPLEKLIANYGDATNTSWLDERFQIWRHETGAAVGWVQQQKFAMITGDPLCDRNQYQEVIRAFIKHVTVELRLTPIWMLVSFEVQKILASELRWRSLSCIEEQRVDNDKHNSAQVSGLAAKARRVEREGVKIHEVKLDDDFIARADPAIEEWKAARKGKQVHLTEVRPWVDQEHRRYFAAGKDGKVVSLVVLAKLAPRHGWQVKWALDFPGAVNGSIEVLISHALSNVTGQITFGAGVSERLTPGEHVRGLRARFLAATYRSIVDSLGLRRKSTFRSKFGALGEEIYICYPKHGVTLRDLQQIVKFFQD; encoded by the coding sequence ATGCACGACAGCGGCGTCCAGATCCACAGCCACTCGGCCAGGTCCAACATGGACGACACCTTAAGCACCAGAGACGCTGCAAGCGGTAGCAGCTGCACTTCTCTTGAGAGCGGTCGCACCAGCATGAGCGCCGACTGGCCTGTACATCCTGGCGAGATCAATACAATTTCGCAGCTTGATTCTCTCCCTATCGGCACAGAAGCAACCTTCCGAGCGCGCATTGAAACTCAACGACCGCTCTCCAAGGTCCTCGATTTTCTACTCCTCCGAGACCAAACCTACTCTGTCCAGGGCGTCCTCGCTCGCGATGCCGATAATACCGACTTTGTGAAGTGGGTGCGCAAGATCAGCCCTGAGTCGCTGGTGCAAGTATGCGGTGTCTTGAAGCAGCCTCCAGAGCCCATCCGATCGGCGACGCACTCTGGTATTGAGGTCGACATCTGCTCCGTTCATCTTGTCAACTCCGCGCAGAACCTGCCCTTCAGCAATTACAAACCCCCTGAGACGCTGCGCAACCGCATGTCCTCACGCATCCTCGATCTCCGACACCCTTCCAACCAGGCTCTCTTCCGCCTGCGCTCCCTCGTTTCACGCGCATTCCGAAACACCCTCGAGGAGCATGGCTTCGTGGAGATTCACACTCCTAAGCTTCAGCCCGCTGCCACCGAGAGCGGCGCTGCTGTCTTCCCCGTTAGCTACTTCGACCGCCGGGCCTTCCTTGCTCAGAGCCCTCAGCTGGCCAAGCAAATGTCCATCTCTGCCGACTTTGGCCGGGTCTTTGAGGTCGGCCCTGTCTTCCGCGCCGAGAACTCGAACACTCATCGCCACTTGACTGAATACACCGGCCTGGACCTCGAGATGGCTATCAATACAGATTACCACGAGGTTATTCAGCTTATCGACATCTTCCTCAAGGAGGTCTTTAAGGCCGTCTACTCCTCTCGAGAGATTGAGGTTATCCGCAAGCGATGGCCAAGCAGCGAGTTCAGGTGGCTCGACGAGACTCCCATCATTCCCTTCAGGGAGGGCATCAAGATGCTCCGCGAAGATGGGCGCGatgtcgaggaggaggatctGTCTACCCCCAACGAGATCCGTCTCGGTCAGCTTGTTCGCGAAAAGTATGGCACCGACTACTACGTCCTTGACAAGTTCCCTGCCAACGCTCGTCCCTTCTACGCTGCTAAGGATCCTGAAGATCCTAAGTGGACTCGCTCCTTCGATATCTTCATCCGAGGCCAGGAGATCTGCTCTGGTGGCCAGCGTATTCACAATGCTGAGGAGCTCCGAGCCAACATGGTTGCCGCTGGTATGTCTGAGGATGGTATGGAAGACTACCTTATCGCCTTTGACCTTGGTGTCCCCCCTCACGCTGGcgctggtcttggtcttgagcgTATTGTCTCCTGGatgcttgagcttggcgatgTTCGCTACGCCTCCCTCTTTCACCGCGATCCCAAGTCCCTGCCTACCAAGGCTCCCGGTATGCCTCATCCTGAGGCCGACACCACCAAGCTTCACCAAGCCGATGATCTTCCACCTCTGGAGAAGCTTATTGCCAATTATGGTGATGCCACCAACACGTCTTGGCTTGATGAGCGCTTCCAGATCTGGCGACACGAGACCGGTGCCGCCGTTGGCTGGGTCCAGCAGCAGAAGTTCGCCATGATCACTGGCGACCCGCTCTGCGACCGCAACCAGTACCAGGAAGTCATTCGCGCCTTCATCAAGCATGTCACCGTTGAGCTGCGCTTGACTCCGATCTGGATGCTTGTCTCCTTTGAGGTTCAGAAGATCCTCGCCTCCGAGCTCCGCTGGCGGAGCTTATCCTGCATTGAGGAGCAGCGAGTCGACAATGACAAGCACAACAGCGCTCAGGTCAGCGGCCTTGCCGCAAAGGCGCGTCGCGTTGAGCGCGAAGGTGTCAAGATTCATGAAGTCAAGCTCGACGACGACTTCATCGCCCGCGCCGACCCCGCCATCGAGGAGTGGAAGGCTGCCCGTAAGGGCAAACAAGTCCACCTGACGGAGGTGCGCCCCTGGGTCGACCAGGAGCATCGTCGCTACTTCGCCGCTGGAAAGGACGGCAAGGTGGTCTCTCTTGTGGTCCTGGCTAAGCTCGCTCCCCGCCACGGCTGGCAGGTCAAGTGGGCTCTGGACTTCCCTGGTGCTGTCAACGGCTCCATCGAGGTTCTCATTAGCCACGCCCTGTCTAATGTCACCGGCCAGATCACCTTTGGCGCTGGCGTCTCCGAGAGATTGACGCCAGGCGAGCACGTTCGTGGTCTGCGCGCACGCTTCCTTGCCGCTACGTACCGATCCATCGTCGACAGCCTAGGTTTGCGACGCAAGTCTACCTTCCGGTCCAAGTTTGGTGCTCTCGGTGAGGAAATCTACATTTGCTACCCAAAGCATGGTGTTACTCTGCGTGACCTTCAGCAGATTGTCAAGTTCTTCCAGGACTAG